A region from the Sutcliffiella horikoshii genome encodes:
- a CDS encoding tetratricopeptide repeat protein, protein MSYTVIDKALELIDNGEIEQGLTILKENESKFGEEDLFQTAQIYQQLGMLEDAKQLYQNLLYQFPNESDLIISLAEVHIDLDEEDEAMGLLENIGDDDEVYIQSLLLLADLYQAQGLFEVSEQKLLAAKKLAPKEPIISLALGEVYLSQGDYKKAIPYYESVLPHADEIEFSLQERLAECYSATGQFEEAMPYFDQALQKELKIDVLFQYGFTAFQAGYFKTSIEKLNQVKEMDYEYSSLYLYLAKAYEHEGLLEDSLRVAKEGLAVNEYNKELQVYGAKVAMKQQNVEEAEKLLREAIAIDPGYVEAALTLTKIFLQEERYEDVIDCLNELINFGETDPQYDWDLAVAYQQTEKYSDALNHYRQAYTSFKDDSSFLYDYAHFLLEEGKREEAKPLFEKLIQLDPTNIELQDLYLNLQE, encoded by the coding sequence TTGTCTTACACAGTAATTGATAAAGCTCTAGAACTAATAGATAACGGGGAAATAGAACAGGGTCTTACTATCCTAAAAGAAAACGAATCAAAATTTGGAGAAGAGGATTTATTTCAAACTGCCCAGATCTATCAGCAACTCGGCATGCTTGAAGACGCCAAACAACTTTACCAAAACCTCCTATACCAGTTTCCGAATGAGTCGGACCTCATTATTTCATTGGCTGAAGTCCACATTGACCTTGATGAAGAAGATGAAGCGATGGGTTTATTAGAAAACATAGGGGACGATGATGAGGTCTACATTCAGTCTCTGCTTCTTCTTGCAGACCTTTATCAGGCACAGGGACTATTTGAGGTCAGCGAGCAAAAATTGCTTGCTGCCAAAAAGCTTGCTCCTAAGGAACCAATCATCAGCCTTGCTTTAGGGGAAGTGTATCTGTCTCAAGGTGACTATAAGAAAGCCATTCCATATTATGAATCAGTTCTTCCACATGCGGATGAAATTGAGTTCTCCTTGCAAGAAAGACTCGCTGAATGCTACAGTGCTACAGGTCAATTTGAGGAAGCGATGCCTTATTTCGACCAGGCCTTGCAGAAAGAGTTGAAAATTGACGTATTATTTCAATACGGATTTACCGCTTTTCAGGCAGGATATTTCAAGACCAGTATCGAAAAACTTAATCAGGTAAAAGAAATGGATTATGAATACTCCTCTCTTTACTTATATCTTGCAAAAGCATACGAACACGAAGGATTATTAGAAGACAGCTTGCGTGTTGCAAAAGAAGGATTAGCGGTTAATGAATATAACAAAGAATTGCAAGTTTACGGAGCGAAAGTGGCAATGAAGCAGCAAAATGTGGAAGAAGCAGAAAAGTTACTGAGGGAAGCCATTGCCATCGATCCCGGATATGTGGAAGCAGCCTTAACTTTAACGAAAATCTTCTTGCAGGAAGAGCGCTATGAAGATGTTATAGACTGCCTAAATGAACTCATTAACTTTGGAGAGACAGACCCGCAATATGATTGGGACCTAGCTGTTGCCTATCAACAAACCGAAAAATATTCTGATGCATTAAATCATTACCGTCAAGCATATACTTCTTTTAAAGATGACAGCAGCTTCCTTTACGATTATGCACACTTCTTATTGGAGGAAGGGAAACGAGAAGAAGCAAAGCCGCTTTTTGAAAAACTAATACAACTTGACCCAACCAACATAGAATTGCAAGATCTGTATTTAAATTTACAAGAGTAG
- the aroA gene encoding 3-phosphoshikimate 1-carboxyvinyltransferase, which translates to MKKLTGTASGLKGTIQIPGDKSISHRSVMFGSMAEGKTTVENFLPGDDCLSTISCFSKLGVKIEQDGSNVTVYGNGLKGLRESSEVLDVGNSGTTARLMMGILSGLPIHSVLIGDESIAKRPMKRVTAPLRDMGARIQGNQDGNFTPISIQGGGLSGLDYVSPVASAQVKSAILLAGLQAEGVTTVSEPFKSRDHTERMLRAFGVEVKEEEECKVSVVGGQKLVSDLHVVVPGDISSAAFFLVAGAIVPGSRITLRRVGLNPTRTGVLDVLKNMGASLSYSNVVEEGPEPYADITVESSELKGVEIGGDIIPRLIDEVPIIALMATQAEGTTVIKDAEELKVKETNRIDTVVNELKKLGADIEATEDGMIIKGKTKLHGGTLDSYGDHRIGMMGAIASLIAEGETVLQNDGAINVSYPSFFEHMESLRRG; encoded by the coding sequence ATGAAAAAACTTACAGGTACCGCTAGTGGGTTAAAAGGAACCATCCAAATCCCCGGAGATAAATCCATTTCCCACCGTTCCGTTATGTTCGGCTCTATGGCGGAAGGCAAAACGACAGTGGAAAACTTTTTACCGGGTGATGATTGCCTAAGTACAATCAGTTGTTTCTCCAAGCTTGGAGTGAAGATAGAACAGGATGGCTCCAATGTGACGGTATATGGAAACGGATTGAAGGGACTTCGAGAGTCATCAGAAGTATTGGATGTCGGGAATTCGGGAACAACAGCAAGACTGATGATGGGGATTCTCTCTGGCTTACCTATACACTCTGTCCTGATTGGGGACGAGTCTATCGCCAAAAGGCCGATGAAACGGGTGACTGCTCCATTGCGCGACATGGGTGCAAGGATACAAGGAAATCAGGATGGCAACTTTACGCCGATCTCTATTCAGGGAGGTGGCTTAAGCGGCCTTGATTACGTGTCACCTGTGGCAAGCGCACAAGTGAAATCCGCCATTCTTTTGGCAGGATTGCAGGCTGAAGGGGTAACCACTGTGAGTGAACCTTTTAAATCTCGTGATCATACAGAAAGGATGCTGCGTGCGTTTGGCGTGGAAGTAAAAGAAGAGGAAGAATGCAAGGTAAGCGTGGTAGGTGGGCAGAAACTGGTGTCTGATCTGCATGTTGTTGTTCCTGGAGATATCTCTTCCGCAGCGTTTTTCCTTGTGGCAGGTGCGATTGTGCCTGGCAGCAGGATTACATTGCGCCGGGTCGGGCTCAATCCTACTCGTACTGGAGTTTTAGATGTTCTGAAAAATATGGGGGCAAGTCTTTCCTATTCAAATGTTGTAGAGGAAGGACCGGAACCTTATGCCGATATTACTGTGGAATCTTCTGAACTTAAAGGTGTGGAAATTGGTGGCGATATCATCCCACGCCTGATTGATGAAGTGCCAATCATCGCTTTGATGGCGACACAGGCTGAAGGAACTACAGTCATCAAGGATGCGGAAGAGCTGAAGGTGAAGGAAACAAACCGAATTGATACGGTTGTGAACGAGCTGAAGAAGCTTGGCGCTGACATTGAAGCAACAGAGGACGGGATGATCATTAAGGGCAAGACAAAGTTGCATGGCGGCACCCTAGACAGTTACGGAGATCACCGTATCGGCATGATGGGAGCCATCGCAAGCTTAATTGCGGAGGGAGAAACAGTTCTTCAAAATGATGGGGCAATCAATGTCTCCTACCCGAGCTTCTTTGAGCATATGGAGAGTTTGAGAAGAGGGTAA
- a CDS encoding prephenate dehydrogenase, giving the protein MNGKVLVIGLGLIGGSIALAIKKEHPNASIIGYDINTQQAKLAKSLKVIDEFCENYDAEARDADFIVISVPVMQANEVLKHLSGITFTKPQVVITDVGSTKNSITTLAATLFPQENVTFIGGHPMAGSHKSGVIAAKSHLFENAFYVLTPFKEDANPKEVALTKMWLAGTKANFITMSASEHDLVAGVISHFPHVVAAGLVHQAEDMQSTNPFVSRLAAGGFRDITRIASSNPTMWKDILIHNKTTILTLLDQWMEQMEVVRDHLSQDNEAFLLEYFSKAKEFRDGLPVKSKGAIPSFYDLYVDVPDYPGIISEITGILAKEKISITNIRIMETREEIYGVLRLSFQSEDDRQSAEDCLRKHTMYETYIV; this is encoded by the coding sequence TTGAACGGGAAAGTGTTGGTGATCGGACTTGGGCTGATTGGCGGGTCCATAGCCCTTGCGATAAAAAAAGAACACCCTAACGCGAGTATAATAGGATACGATATAAATACCCAGCAGGCGAAATTAGCAAAGTCATTAAAAGTCATCGATGAGTTCTGTGAAAATTATGATGCTGAAGCAAGAGATGCAGATTTTATTGTCATTTCTGTACCGGTCATGCAGGCAAATGAAGTATTAAAACATTTAAGTGGGATAACATTCACGAAACCACAAGTTGTCATTACCGATGTAGGAAGCACGAAAAATAGCATTACCACTTTAGCGGCTACCCTTTTCCCTCAGGAAAATGTTACATTCATAGGGGGGCATCCCATGGCAGGTTCCCATAAGAGTGGTGTAATTGCTGCCAAAAGCCATCTTTTCGAAAATGCTTTTTATGTGCTTACTCCATTTAAAGAAGATGCGAATCCAAAAGAAGTGGCCTTAACCAAAATGTGGCTTGCCGGAACGAAGGCGAATTTTATCACCATGTCTGCTTCAGAACATGATCTGGTTGCCGGAGTCATCAGCCATTTTCCTCATGTGGTCGCAGCTGGCCTTGTTCATCAGGCAGAGGACATGCAATCTACCAACCCGTTTGTCTCAAGACTTGCAGCTGGTGGATTTAGGGATATCACAAGGATTGCCTCAAGCAACCCGACGATGTGGAAAGACATCCTGATACATAATAAAACAACCATCCTAACACTTTTAGATCAGTGGATGGAGCAAATGGAAGTGGTGAGAGACCATTTGTCACAGGATAACGAAGCCTTCTTGCTTGAGTATTTCAGCAAGGCCAAGGAGTTCCGTGACGGCCTTCCGGTAAAGTCCAAAGGTGCGATTCCGTCATTTTACGATTTATATGTGGATGTTCCTGATTATCCCGGGATCATATCAGAAATCACCGGTATTCTTGCAAAAGAAAAAATAAGCATTACCAATATTCGTATCATGGAAACAAGAGAAGAAATCTATGGCGTGTTGAGACTTAGCTTCCAGTCAGAGGACGATCGCCAATCTGCAGAAGATTGCTTACGTAAACACACCATGTATGAAACTTATATTGTCTAG
- the hisC gene encoding histidinol-phosphate transaminase: protein MDIKEQLLNLTPYQPGKTMEEVKRELGLEKIVKLASNENPYGCSPSVQQALIAELSKSATYPDGYARDLREVLAVQTGVGEKELIFGNGSDEVIQIVCRALLKPGKNTVMPTPSFPQYKHNAIIEGAEVREVPLKDGYHQLDEMLNSIDENTAIVWLCSPNNPTGTYIKEELLLSFLEKVPASTLVVVDEAYKEYVTSQDYPETVKLLNEYPNLMITRTFSKAYGLASFRIGYGIANEKLIRLIEPAREPFNTNSLAQVAAKAAVGDQSFIKECVTKNKEGLEQYYAFCEEMKLAYYPSEGNFILIDFQTDSDVLFQYLMKKGYIVRSGKALGYPTCLRITVGTKEQNAEIISYLKEYKMKQAI from the coding sequence ATGGATATTAAAGAACAACTGCTTAACTTGACCCCGTATCAACCAGGGAAAACAATGGAAGAAGTGAAGAGGGAATTAGGACTTGAGAAAATAGTGAAACTCGCTTCTAATGAGAATCCTTATGGTTGCTCTCCGTCTGTTCAACAGGCATTGATCGCGGAGCTAAGCAAGTCCGCTACGTACCCTGATGGCTACGCAAGAGACTTGCGAGAAGTACTTGCAGTCCAAACAGGTGTAGGAGAAAAAGAGCTTATTTTCGGAAATGGTTCTGATGAGGTCATTCAAATTGTCTGCCGGGCACTATTAAAACCTGGTAAGAATACTGTCATGCCAACTCCTTCTTTCCCGCAATATAAGCATAACGCCATTATTGAAGGGGCAGAAGTTCGAGAAGTTCCATTAAAAGATGGGTATCACCAGCTCGACGAAATGCTTAACTCCATTGATGAGAACACAGCAATCGTTTGGTTATGCAGTCCGAATAATCCTACAGGAACTTATATCAAGGAAGAGCTGCTTCTTTCTTTTCTAGAGAAAGTCCCTGCCAGTACGTTAGTTGTTGTGGATGAAGCCTACAAGGAATATGTCACTTCACAGGACTACCCGGAAACGGTGAAACTCCTAAACGAATATCCGAACCTTATGATTACCCGTACTTTTTCTAAAGCTTACGGCCTTGCAAGTTTCCGCATCGGATATGGAATTGCCAATGAAAAGCTTATCCGTCTTATCGAACCGGCAAGGGAACCTTTTAATACAAACTCCCTGGCCCAAGTTGCCGCAAAGGCGGCAGTAGGAGACCAATCTTTTATAAAAGAGTGTGTAACAAAGAATAAAGAAGGTTTAGAGCAATATTACGCATTCTGCGAGGAAATGAAGCTTGCCTATTATCCTTCTGAGGGGAACTTCATCTTGATAGACTTTCAGACGGACTCCGATGTATTGTTTCAATACTTGATGAAAAAAGGGTATATTGTGCGATCTGGAAAAGCATTAGGTTACCCGACTTGTTTACGTATTACAGTCGGAACAAAAGAGCAAAACGCAGAAATCATCTCTTACTTGAAGGAATATAAAATGAAGCAAGCCATCTAA
- the trpA gene encoding tryptophan synthase subunit alpha, translated as MTTYLERLPKHDKLFIPFIMSGDPTPELTIKLALLLEEAGASVLELGVPYSDPLADGPVIQRASKRALAHKTTIKSTMELAGEMRRRGLKIPIILFTYFNPVLQLGEESFFALAKQNQVDGLLIPDLPFEESGRIREKCSEHAITYISLVAPTSKERMNTITEHAQGFLYCISSLGVTGVRKEFSEELYAFLEEVKKKSNVPTAVGFGISESEHIQTLKPYCDGFVVGSALINMIEQKEKQFKVDEEKTLHELKQQIEELISPLLAER; from the coding sequence ATGACTACGTATCTAGAGAGATTGCCAAAACATGACAAGCTGTTTATTCCATTTATCATGTCTGGAGACCCAACACCGGAATTGACAATAAAACTGGCCCTTCTATTAGAGGAAGCTGGAGCATCCGTACTAGAGCTTGGGGTCCCTTACTCCGATCCGTTGGCAGACGGCCCTGTTATACAGCGTGCTTCCAAGCGGGCTTTAGCTCATAAAACAACCATAAAAAGCACCATGGAGCTTGCTGGAGAAATGAGAAGAAGAGGACTGAAAATTCCGATCATCCTCTTTACGTATTTCAATCCTGTGTTACAATTAGGGGAAGAATCCTTTTTCGCTTTAGCGAAGCAAAATCAGGTAGACGGGCTCCTCATTCCGGATCTTCCGTTTGAAGAGAGCGGGCGCATACGAGAGAAATGCAGCGAACATGCTATAACCTATATATCACTTGTTGCCCCAACTTCCAAAGAACGGATGAATACGATCACAGAACATGCCCAAGGATTTTTATATTGTATCTCATCCCTTGGAGTGACAGGGGTGCGTAAGGAATTTTCCGAGGAGTTGTATGCTTTTCTTGAAGAAGTGAAAAAGAAAAGCAACGTACCGACTGCAGTGGGATTCGGAATCTCAGAGAGTGAACACATACAAACCTTAAAACCATATTGTGATGGATTTGTGGTGGGAAGTGCACTCATTAACATGATCGAACAAAAAGAAAAGCAATTTAAAGTTGATGAAGAAAAAACATTGCATGAATTAAAGCAACAAATAGAGGAGCTTATTTCTCCACTTTTAGCAGAAAGGTGA
- the trpB gene encoding tryptophan synthase subunit beta, with protein sequence MTNVQTPDSFGRFGEFGGKYVPETLMLPLEELEQGLQEALKDPTFLEDYHYYLKEYSGRPTALTYAEKLSSRIGGAKIYLKREDLNHTGAHKINNAIGQALLAKRLGKKKIIAETGAGQHGVAAATVAAKFGLECKVFMGEEDIERQALNVFRMKLLGAEVIPATSGNKTLKDATNEAIRYWVQHCEDHFYMIGSVVGPHPYPYMVREFQRVIGEESKRQFQEREGGLPDKIVACVGGGSNAIGMFAPFVDDEVELIGVEAAGKGIDTPHHAATLTKGTKGVIHGSLTYLIQDEHGQIIEPYSISAGLDYPGIGPEHAYLKDSNRVEYQSVSDEEALEALHILAKEEGIIPAIESAHALATAYKEAAKMPSDKTILVCLSGRGDKDVHTLMNRMEGTVE encoded by the coding sequence ATGACAAACGTACAAACACCAGATAGCTTCGGTAGATTTGGGGAGTTCGGGGGCAAGTATGTGCCTGAAACATTGATGCTGCCGTTGGAAGAATTAGAACAAGGCTTACAAGAGGCCTTAAAAGATCCAACCTTTCTAGAAGACTATCATTATTATTTAAAGGAATACTCCGGGAGACCCACAGCTTTGACATACGCTGAAAAACTTTCAAGCCGTATTGGTGGAGCGAAAATCTACTTAAAGAGAGAAGACTTGAATCATACTGGCGCACATAAGATTAATAACGCCATCGGCCAGGCTTTGCTTGCAAAGCGTTTGGGAAAAAAGAAGATTATCGCCGAAACTGGAGCAGGACAGCATGGAGTGGCTGCAGCAACGGTTGCTGCCAAGTTTGGACTTGAGTGTAAGGTGTTCATGGGTGAGGAAGATATTGAGCGTCAGGCATTAAACGTTTTTCGTATGAAATTATTAGGAGCAGAAGTAATACCTGCGACAAGCGGCAATAAAACGCTAAAGGATGCTACAAATGAGGCGATTCGCTACTGGGTACAGCATTGTGAAGACCACTTCTATATGATTGGTTCTGTGGTAGGCCCACATCCTTATCCATATATGGTACGGGAGTTTCAACGAGTGATCGGGGAAGAATCCAAGAGGCAGTTCCAGGAAAGAGAAGGTGGCTTGCCTGATAAAATCGTAGCCTGTGTGGGTGGCGGCTCCAATGCAATTGGAATGTTTGCGCCATTTGTGGATGATGAAGTGGAACTTATCGGTGTGGAAGCTGCCGGTAAAGGCATCGATACCCCCCACCATGCTGCAACGTTAACGAAAGGGACGAAGGGAGTCATTCATGGATCGCTCACTTACCTAATTCAAGATGAACATGGTCAAATCATTGAGCCATATTCCATTTCAGCTGGACTTGATTATCCTGGTATTGGACCAGAGCATGCCTATTTAAAAGACAGCAACAGAGTGGAATATCAAAGTGTGTCAGATGAGGAAGCGTTGGAAGCCCTTCATATCCTTGCAAAAGAAGAGGGCATCATCCCGGCAATTGAGTCGGCTCATGCTCTCGCAACTGCCTATAAAGAAGCGGCAAAAATGCCAAGTGATAAAACGATACTCGTTTGTTTATCAGGACGCGGGGATAAAGACGTGCATACATTAATGAATAGAATGGAGGGGACAGTAGAATGA
- a CDS encoding phosphoribosylanthranilate isomerase: MFKTKIKFCGNKSLEDYKISVHTDADYLGFVFAESKRQVKPEQVAEWVATLPPRNKELVGIFVNQTIEEILHAVGTVPFDIVQCHGDEDLIFIKELKSQCKVDIWKVIHHVDETSVEKLIPFIGTIDGFVVDKKVGNQYGGTGTSFNWAHIPLYDKLSKQYNIPYMIAGGINVATLQELLPFSPQGIDLSSGVEENFSKSKEKMNLIERMVREHDKRTNTR, translated from the coding sequence GTGTTTAAAACAAAGATTAAATTCTGCGGCAACAAAAGTTTGGAAGATTATAAGATATCCGTTCATACGGACGCAGATTATCTAGGCTTTGTTTTCGCAGAGAGTAAGCGCCAGGTAAAACCCGAACAGGTGGCAGAATGGGTAGCGACCCTTCCTCCACGGAACAAAGAGCTCGTAGGAATCTTTGTCAATCAAACTATAGAAGAAATCCTTCATGCTGTCGGCACTGTTCCGTTTGATATCGTTCAATGCCATGGAGATGAGGACCTGATTTTTATAAAAGAGTTGAAGTCACAATGTAAGGTGGATATCTGGAAGGTGATTCATCATGTAGATGAAACCAGTGTAGAAAAATTAATACCTTTCATTGGAACGATAGATGGTTTTGTGGTAGATAAAAAGGTCGGCAATCAGTACGGAGGGACGGGAACAAGCTTCAACTGGGCGCATATCCCTCTCTATGACAAGCTCTCAAAACAATATAATATTCCGTATATGATTGCAGGCGGGATAAATGTAGCGACATTGCAAGAGCTGTTACCCTTTTCTCCACAAGGAATCGATCTATCGAGTGGGGTAGAAGAAAATTTTTCCAAAAGTAAAGAAAAAATGAATCTGATAGAAAGAATGGTGAGGGAACATGACAAACGTACAAACACCAGATAG
- the trpC gene encoding indole-3-glycerol phosphate synthase TrpC, protein MLTNIVETKKLEVKNLTLPSQKQVQRYSFYDALANPKRHLGVIAEMKKASPSKGILKESFAPIDIGAEYEKVGVDAISVLTDQAYFKGSKHDLMMVKETTSLPVLRKDFIIDPIQVEESARIGADAILLIAEILPDKKLAALYKQATDLGLDVLVEVHSLDRLTQLLQTITPKIIGVNNRNLATFETDIQTTKELAAHIPSSSLLVSESGILTADDLRQVKGFGASAVLVGEAFMKDQTPGTGVRRLFGELERV, encoded by the coding sequence ATGTTAACTAATATTGTCGAGACAAAAAAGTTGGAAGTGAAAAATCTAACGCTTCCCTCTCAGAAACAGGTCCAGCGTTACTCCTTTTATGATGCACTTGCCAATCCCAAGCGTCATCTAGGCGTAATAGCAGAAATGAAAAAGGCCTCCCCGTCAAAGGGAATCCTAAAAGAAAGCTTTGCCCCTATAGATATTGGAGCGGAATATGAAAAAGTTGGGGTGGATGCGATATCGGTGCTTACAGATCAGGCCTACTTCAAAGGATCAAAGCATGATTTGATGATGGTAAAGGAAACAACAAGCCTGCCTGTACTGAGAAAAGATTTTATTATAGATCCGATTCAGGTGGAGGAAAGTGCCCGTATTGGTGCAGATGCGATATTGTTGATTGCCGAAATTCTTCCCGATAAAAAACTGGCTGCCTTATACAAACAAGCAACAGATTTAGGCCTGGATGTACTGGTAGAAGTGCACAGCTTGGATAGGTTAACTCAACTTTTGCAAACAATCACTCCAAAGATCATTGGAGTCAATAATAGAAATCTTGCAACCTTTGAAACAGATATTCAAACGACCAAGGAACTGGCAGCTCATATTCCTAGCTCTTCCTTGCTTGTGAGTGAAAGTGGCATACTGACTGCAGATGACCTGCGCCAAGTAAAAGGTTTTGGAGCGAGCGCTGTACTTGTAGGAGAAGCGTTCATGAAAGATCAAACGCCAGGGACCGGAGTAAGAAGATTATTTGGAGAGCTTGAACGTGTTTAA
- the trpD gene encoding anthranilate phosphoribosyltransferase, producing the protein MFKAYLTKLIDGANLSTEEAESAMDLMMKGEVTSIQIASFISILRFRGETSEEMLGFTKAMRGHMKPISYEHPHLIDTCGTGGDGASTFNISTASAIVAASGGAKVAKHGNRAVSSSSGSADVLEQLQLPVQQTLEEATENLKVNGMSFLFAPIYHEAMKHAVAPRKEIGFRTIFNLLGPLANPVRCKKQVIGVFSADYAYKMAEVLNELGSEHVLIVAGEDGLDEITITASTHVVEVKNGKISSYTITPEDFGLERGRLEDIQVSNSLQSSHLIKQIFQNKSNESARNIVCLNAGAALYVSGITDTIHNGVELALQLIEENKPYELLQQLKKAGVTEHVN; encoded by the coding sequence ATGTTTAAAGCCTATTTAACGAAATTAATAGATGGAGCGAACCTATCAACAGAAGAAGCGGAAAGTGCGATGGATCTAATGATGAAAGGGGAAGTCACCTCCATTCAGATTGCAAGTTTTATCTCTATTCTAAGGTTCCGGGGAGAGACCTCCGAGGAAATGTTGGGTTTCACAAAAGCAATGCGAGGTCATATGAAGCCGATATCTTATGAGCATCCTCATTTAATCGACACATGCGGTACAGGTGGGGATGGAGCTTCTACCTTCAATATTTCTACTGCTTCTGCAATTGTGGCGGCAAGTGGCGGTGCAAAAGTAGCCAAACATGGAAATCGGGCAGTTTCTTCATCTAGCGGAAGTGCAGATGTGTTGGAGCAGCTGCAACTTCCCGTTCAGCAAACACTTGAAGAAGCGACAGAAAACCTTAAAGTCAATGGAATGAGCTTTCTTTTTGCCCCTATTTACCACGAGGCAATGAAGCATGCGGTCGCTCCTAGAAAGGAAATCGGATTCCGGACTATCTTCAATCTGCTTGGTCCGCTTGCCAATCCTGTTCGTTGTAAAAAGCAGGTAATTGGGGTATTTTCAGCAGATTATGCTTATAAAATGGCGGAAGTGTTGAATGAGCTCGGTTCCGAACATGTGTTGATTGTAGCAGGGGAAGACGGGTTGGATGAAATTACGATCACTGCTAGCACGCATGTGGTGGAAGTGAAAAACGGGAAAATATCATCTTATACGATAACGCCAGAGGACTTTGGGCTTGAACGAGGTAGACTTGAGGACATTCAGGTATCTAACAGTCTACAGAGTTCCCATTTAATCAAACAAATTTTTCAAAACAAAAGCAATGAAAGTGCACGAAATATCGTTTGTTTAAATGCTGGAGCGGCTCTTTATGTATCCGGAATTACCGACACCATCCATAATGGTGTAGAACTTGCCCTTCAATTGATTGAGGAGAATAAGCCGTACGAATTACTACAACAACTAAAGAAGGCAGGGGTGACGGAACATGTTAACTAA